In Bacteroidia bacterium, one genomic interval encodes:
- a CDS encoding CsbD family protein has product MNTTEVKGNWNEQKGKLKQKFAVLTDNDLMFNEGKKDEMLGKIQKKLGKTKEEFDAIIKAL; this is encoded by the coding sequence ATGAATACTACCGAAGTAAAAGGGAACTGGAATGAACAAAAAGGGAAGCTTAAACAAAAATTTGCTGTCTTAACAGATAATGATCTGATGTTTAATGAAGGTAAAAAAGATGAAATGCTTGGAAAAATTCAAAAAAAGCTTGGCAAGACAAAAGAAGAATTTGACGCAATTATTAAAGCGCTCTAA